One region of Candidatus Poribacteria bacterium genomic DNA includes:
- a CDS encoding WD40 repeat domain-containing protein has protein sequence MTQRIALILFFVSFQFIPTLSAENYNQWQLPEGAKFRLGKGNLHDIKYTPDGNRIAVATDIGIWIYDAQTGKELALLTGHTGRVTSLGFPADGRFLASGSSDKTVRLWDIDTGKQTAVFAGHRGGIGAIAVSPDGKTVVSGDTWKGTLILWDTETGEQLERHTLYTDNLMRRLQISFDKHRTVPYPNAIGALAFSPDGQIFASGHRDGILRLWDAENGRKLSTLRDHKRGGIDELAFSPDGKTLASVSIDNIILYTLQKGKPQAPLTIKHSTDHLVFSPDGKTLIGFDWQSWKGENEDLHVWDTETGEHLQSIYTKHTDQHEALAISPDGGIILTGSWDGTIHQWDTATGTYLSTFTTGHGRGADTLAFSEDGQILISRLVRYGSEDQLLFWDTTTGVQISAPDFKETLGKGSANLPNRVISAKIDEDRKHIQVRDVATGREMYQITEHKGDIWTFAFSPDRKILASGSDDMTIRLWDAITGNEMLTLPTYTNTVFAVAFSPDGKILAGGSVYDHTQGRSDAIRLWEIPSGRILATFTGHTSTVRVLRFSPDGKTLASSGGDGSILLWDLDKTVQVEK, from the coding sequence ATGACACAACGTATCGCTCTCATACTATTCTTCGTTTCATTCCAGTTTATTCCAACTCTCTCAGCAGAAAATTATAATCAATGGCAACTTCCTGAAGGTGCCAAATTTCGGCTCGGAAAAGGCAACTTGCATGATATCAAATATACACCAGATGGTAACCGCATAGCAGTCGCAACGGATATAGGCATTTGGATATACGACGCGCAGACAGGAAAGGAACTCGCCCTCCTAACAGGACACACGGGTAGGGTTACCTCATTGGGTTTTCCTGCAGACGGACGCTTTCTCGCAAGTGGAAGCTCCGATAAAACAGTCCGATTGTGGGACATAGACACCGGCAAACAGACCGCCGTTTTCGCTGGACACCGAGGTGGAATCGGAGCCATCGCAGTGTCACCCGATGGAAAAACCGTCGTCAGTGGCGACACATGGAAAGGCACGCTGATCCTCTGGGATACAGAGACAGGCGAACAACTTGAACGCCACACCCTATACACGGACAATTTGATGCGCAGACTCCAAATTTCTTTTGATAAGCATAGAACCGTACCATATCCAAATGCTATTGGAGCACTCGCTTTTTCACCCGATGGGCAAATCTTTGCGAGCGGACATCGGGATGGAATTCTACGACTCTGGGATGCAGAAAACGGACGAAAACTTTCAACCCTGAGAGATCACAAACGGGGCGGCATTGATGAGTTGGCATTTTCACCTGATGGGAAAACGCTTGCCAGTGTTTCAATAGATAACATCATATTATATACACTTCAAAAAGGCAAACCACAAGCACCCCTTACGATAAAGCATTCCACGGATCACTTGGTGTTCTCTCCCGATGGCAAAACCCTCATCGGCTTCGATTGGCAGTCTTGGAAAGGAGAAAACGAAGACCTCCATGTATGGGACACAGAAACGGGTGAACATCTTCAATCCATTTACACAAAGCATACGGATCAACATGAAGCATTAGCAATCTCGCCTGATGGCGGTATCATCTTGACGGGTAGCTGGGACGGCACAATTCACCAGTGGGACACGGCAACAGGAACATATCTCTCTACTTTCACCACAGGGCACGGTAGAGGGGCCGACACACTGGCGTTTTCCGAAGATGGACAGATACTTATCAGTCGGCTTGTGCGTTATGGTAGCGAAGATCAACTGCTATTTTGGGATACAACCACGGGTGTCCAAATCTCAGCACCTGACTTTAAAGAAACGCTCGGAAAAGGATCCGCGAATTTACCCAATCGTGTCATCTCTGCGAAGATTGACGAAGATCGAAAACACATTCAGGTACGGGATGTCGCAACAGGTCGCGAAATGTATCAAATTACTGAACATAAAGGCGATATCTGGACGTTCGCGTTTTCACCCGATAGGAAAATCCTTGCGAGTGGCAGCGACGATATGACGATTCGGCTATGGGATGCCATCACCGGTAACGAAATGCTGACACTCCCGACCTATACAAACACAGTTTTCGCTGTGGCATTCTCACCCGATGGGAAAATTCTCGCGGGCGGCAGTGTGTATGATCATACGCAAGGTCGCTCTGACGCAATTCGTCTGTGGGAAATTCCAAGTGGACGGATACTGGCAACTTTCACTGGACACACAAGTACTGTCAGGGTATTGCGATTCTCACCTGATGGAAAAACCCTCGCCAGCAGTGGTGGTGATGGCAGTATTCTCCTCTGGGACTTGGATAAAACCGTTCAGGTAGAAAAATAA